From Rhinatrema bivittatum chromosome 5, aRhiBiv1.1, whole genome shotgun sequence, the proteins below share one genomic window:
- the CNGA4 gene encoding cyclic nucleotide-gated cation channel alpha-4: protein MVVPVLYNWIILICRSCFSELQERYLTVWLTLDYICDAFYLLDMVVRFRTGFLEHGILVTNRKELCKHYFKTSSFRWDLLSLLPTDLLYLKVGIHTPTVRVNRFFRIPRLFEAFDRTETRIQYPNAFRICKLMLYIFVVIHWNSCIYFALSSYIGFGKDIWVYPNISDPDFGRLSRQYLYSFYFSTLILTTVGDTPSPQQEEEYLFMVADFLIAVLGFATIMGSMSSVISNMNSADAAFYPNHDLVKLYLQMHKVNKSLKNRVISWYQHLQINKKMTNEIAILRNLPERLRAEVAVSVHLPTLSKVQIFQNCEKSLLEELVVKLQPQVYSPGEYVCKKGDIGREMYIIKEGKLAVVADDGVTEYARLGDGNYFGEISILNIKGNTSGNRRTANIKSIGYSDLFCLSKEDLKDVLIEYPDAKTILEEKGREILVKMKKLDENLAAELAAKQLDMENKVGKLERNLGAMQTRLARLLAELESSALKMTYRIEHLEWETSLLENCDGEGFEAP from the exons GGTTTTTAGAACATGGAATCCTGGTTACCAACCGTAAGGAGCTCTGCAAGCATTATTTCAAGACATCTTCCTTCCGCTGGGACCTGCTGTCTCTTCTGCCCACAGACTTGCTATATTTGAAGGTGGGGATTCATACGCCAACTGTACGTGTGAACCGTTTCTTCCGCATCCCGAGACTCTTCGAAGCCTTTGATCGGACTGAGACCCGCATCCAGTACCCCAATGCCTTCCGCATCTGCAAACTCATGCTCTATATTTTTGTGGTCATCCACTGGAACAGCTGCATATACTTTGCTTTGTCTAGTTACATTGGGTTTGGGAAGGACATTTGGGTCTATCCAAACATCTCTGACCCTGACTTTGGTCGGCTATCCCGGCAGTATCTCTATAGCTTTTACTTCTCTACCCTTATTCTCACCACAGTGGGTGACACTCCATCCCCCCAGCAAGAGGAGGAGTATCTGTTCATGGTGGCGGACTTCCTGATTGCTGTCCTTGGCTTTGCCACCATAATGGGGAGCATGAGTTCTGTCATCTCTAACATGAACAGTGCTGATGCAGCCTTCTACCCAAACCATGATCTTGTCAAGCTCTACCTACAGATGCACAAGGTCAACAAGAGCCTGAAGAATCGGGTCATCTCATGGTACCAACACCTGCAGATCAACAAGAAGATGACCAATGAGATTGCAATCTTACGGAACCTTCCGGAGCGACTGCGggcagaggtggctgtcagtgtgcATCTGCCCACACTCAGCAAAGTGCAGATATTCCAGAACTGTGAGAAGAGCTTACTGGAGGAGCTGGTGGTGAAGCTGCAACCCCAGGTCTACAGTCCTGGCGAGTATGTCTGTAAAAAGGGCGACATTGGCCGGGAAATGTACATCATCAAGGAAGGGAAGCTGGCCGTCGTGGCAGATGATGGGGTGACAGAGTATGCCCGGCTTGGAGATGGCAACTACTTTGGAGAGATCAGCATTCTGAACATTAAAG GGAACACATCCGGCAACAGGAGGACTGCCAACATCAAAAGCATCGGCTACTCGGATCTGTTCTGTCTGTCCAAGGAGGACCTGAAGGATGTCCTGATCGAATATCCTGACGCTAAGACTATCCTCGAGGAGAAAGGGCGCGAGATCCTCGTGAAGATGAAGAAGCTGGACGAGAACCTAGCCGCGGAGTTGGCTGCCAAACAGCTGGACATGGAGAACAAGGTGGGAAAGCTGGAGAGGAATCTGGGCGCCATGCAGACCAGGCTGGCCCGGCTTCTGGCTGAACTGGAGTCCAGCGCCTTGAAAATGACCTACAGGATCGAGCATCTGGAGTGGGAAACGTCCCTGCTGGAAAACTGTGACGGCGAGGGGTTCGAGGCCCCGTAG